A part of Saimiri boliviensis isolate mSaiBol1 chromosome 11, mSaiBol1.pri, whole genome shotgun sequence genomic DNA contains:
- the ELOA gene encoding elongin-A, whose translation MAAESALQVVEKLQARLAANPDPKKLLKYLKKLSTLPITVDILAETGVGKTVNSLRKHEHVGSFARDLVAQWKKLVPVERNTEPDEQDFEKSSSRKRPRDVLQKEEMEGDYQETWKASGSRSYSPDHRQKKHRKLSELERPHRVSHSHERRDDRKRCHRMSPTYSSDPESSDYGHVQSPPSCTSPHQMYVDHYRSLEEDQEPIVSHQKPGKGHSNAFQDRLGASQERHLGEPHGKGVVSQNKEHKSHKDKRPVDAKSDEKASVVSREKSHKGLSKEENRRPPSGDSAREKPPSSGIKKEKDREGSSLKKRSLPASEAASDNHLKKPKHRDPEKARLDKSKQGLDSFDAGKGAGDLLPKVKEKGSNNLKTQEGKAKTNSDRKSLGSLPKVEETDMEDEFEQPTMSFESYLSYDQPRKKKKKIVKTSATALGEKGLKKNDSKSTSKNLDSVQKLPKVNKTKSEKVQPAGADSVKQRKVPDVLPVLPDLPLPAIQANYRPLPSLELISSFQPKRKAFSSPQEEEEAGFTGRRMNSKMQVYSGSKCAYLPKMMTLHQQCIRVLKNNIDSIFEVGGVPYSVLEPVLERCTPDQLYRIEEYNHVLIEETDQLWKVHCHRDFKEERPEEYESWREMYLRLQDAREQRLRVLTKNIQSAHANKPKGRQAKMAFVNSVAKPPRDVRRRQEKFGTGGAAVPEKIKIKPAPYPTGSSQVSASSNSFNPSPEEPAYDGPSTSSAHLAPVVSSTVSYDPRKPTVKKIAPMMAKTIKAFKNRFSRR comes from the exons ATGGCGGCGGAGTCGGCGCTCCAAGTTGTGGAGAAGCTGCAGGCGCGCCTGGCCGCGAACCCGGACCCTAAGAAG CtattgaaatatttgaagaaactcTCCACCCTGCCTATTACAGTAGACATTCTTGCG GAGACTGGGGTTGGGAAAACGGTAAATAGCTTGCGAAAACACGAGCATGTTGGAAGCTTTGCCAGGGACCTAGTGGCTCAGTGGAAGAAGCTAGTTCCTGTGGAACG aaacactGAGCCCGACGAACAGGACTTTGAGAAGAGCAGTTCCCGAAAGCGCCCTCGAGATGTCCTGCAGAAGGAGGAGATGGAGGGGGACTACCAAGAAACCTGGAAAGCGTCGGGGAGCCGGTCCTATAGCCCTGATCATAGACAGAAGAAACACAGGAAACTCTCAGAGCTCGAGAGACCTCACAGAGTGTCTCACAGTCATGAGAGGAGAGATGACAGAAAGAGGTGTCACAGAATGTCACCAACTTACTCTTCAGACCCGGAGTCTTCTGATTACGGCCACGTTCAGTCCCCTCCATCTTGTACCAGTCCTCATCAGATGTATGTGGACCACTATAGATCTCTGGAGGAGGACCAGGAACCCATTGTTTCACACCAGAAGCCTGGGAAAGGCCACAGCAATGCCTTTCAGGACAGACTGGGGGCCAGCCAAGAACGACACCTGGGTGAACCCCACGGGAAAGGGGTTGTGAGTCAAAACAAGGAGCACAAATCCCACAAGGACAAACGCCCTGTGGATGCCAAGAGTGATGAGAAGGCCTCTGTGGTGAGCAGAGAGAAATCACACAAGGGCCTCTCCAAAGAGGAGAACCGAAGGCCGCCCTCGGGGGACAGTGCTCGGGAGAAACCGCCCTCTAGTGgcataaagaaagagaaggacaGAGAAGGCAGCAGCCTGAAGAAGAGGTCTTTGCCCGCCTCGGAAGCTGCTTCAGACAACCACCTGAAAAAGCCGAAGCACAGAGACCCGGAGAAAGCCAGATTGGACAAAAGCAAGCAAGGTCTGGACAGCTTCGATGCAGGAAAAGGAGCAGGGGACCTGTTGCCCAAGGTCAAAGAGAAGGGCTCTAACAACCTAAAGACTCAAGAAGGGAAAGCAAAGACTAACTCGGATAGAAAGTCACTGGGCTCCCTCCCTAAAGTTGAGGAGACAGATATGGAGGATGAGTTTGAGCAGCCCACCATGTCTTTTGAATCCTACCTCAGCTATGACCAGCCccggaagaaaaagaaaaagattgtgaAAACTTCAGCCACAGCACTTGGAGAAAAGGGACTTAAAAAAAACGACTCTAAAAGCACTAGTAAAAACTTGGACTCAGTTCAGAAATTACCTAAGGTGAACAAAACCAAGTCAGAGAAGGTGCAGCCGGCTGGAGCCGATTCAGTCAAGCAGAGAAAG GTGCCTGATGTGTTGCCGGTGTTGCCAGACCTCCCGTTACCCGCAATCCAGGCCAATTACCGTCCACTGCCTTCCCTTGAGCTGATATCCTCCTTCCAGCCAAAGCGAAAAg CATTCTCTTCAccccaggaagaagaagaagctgGATTTACTGGGCGCAGAATGAATTCTAAGATGCAGGTGTATTCTGGTTCCAAATGTGCCTATCTACCCAAAATGATGACCTTGCACCAGCAATGCATCCGAGTACTAAAAAACAACATTGATT CAATCTTTGAAGTGGGGGGAGTCCCATACTCTGTTCTTGAACCCGTTTTGGAGAGGTGTACACCTGATCAGCTGTATCGCATAGAGGAATACAACCAC GTATTAATTGAAGAAACAGATCAATTATGGAAAGTTCATTGTCACCGAGACTTTAAGGAAGAAAGACCTGAAGAGTACGAGTCGTGGCGAGAGATGTACCTGCGGCTTCAGGATGCCCGAGAGCAGCGGCTACGAGTACTAACAAAGAATATCCAATCTGCTCATGCTAATAAGCCCAAAG GCCGACAAGCAAAGATGGCTTTTGTCAACTCTGTGGCCAAGCCACCTCGTGATGTCCGGAGGAGgcaggaaaagtttggaactggAGGAGCAGCTGTCCCTGAGAAAATCAA GATTAAGCCAGCCCCGTACCCCACGGGAAGCAGCCAGGTTTCCGCCAGCAGCAACAGCTTTAACCCCAGCCCCGAGGAGCCGGCCTATGATGGCCCAAGCACCAGCAGTGCCCACTTGGCACCAGTGGTCAGCAGCACTGTTTCCTATGATCCTAGGAAACCCACTGTGAAGA AAATTGCCCCAATGATGGCCAAGACAATTAAAGCTTTCAAGAACAGATTCTCCCGACGATAA